A genomic stretch from Algoriphagus halophilus includes:
- a CDS encoding ligand-binding sensor domain-containing protein: protein MNSLKFICGFLVWICLGTAQGFPQSWISSTNQSNISQDYVMEIWDNSRGLPQNAIFAMERDNFGYLWTATEEGLVRFDGKSLKVFDQENYPEMLEQTYYIFFKTDGGIWATGDRSIVLIDKNIKTVVDCSQITDKTWIRAIAENGDGGLLIGNQKGEIFSWDQETFTPLSFWNPEIPLEILGFYTLDNSIILVGTTQGIYELNLTTRQSKLITEQSFRALKIFGNDNRLYVYEPDGGIYSITKDYQLDKVYSYEQSQGVNPTSLIVDSENSIWSGSLENGLIKMSDGEINEMIFPELQTYTVRKIIKEKDNLYLGTMGKGLAVVRPAIIKQLNRKELDQKNIKPIYQASDSSMWIGTKSDGLYQLKNGKIKSWKEQDGLLQNRVNTIGSVDGKVYVGSTTGISIINQATGQLAGYLTKNNGLKSNYVNVIFRDSKNWLWILTRNGGIHYLDEKGVFHLVELPEKFSNTRFISILELKNKQLLIGSISQGFFRFENDQLIENQPLPLTPGEDLIYSIYEDQDGDLWFATHGGIVLFQQGEFKVLRKQNGLKSRSVFTIISDGNSGIWTTNNFGIQYFPGSELEKFKNTTDEDFQITNNFYNEGHGMPNSESNGLIYPSSLKDYSKRIWIPTVEGVGIIPASTLNQEASSSFRFIWDDLLVAGQKTDIKNEIIIPPGEKSFQISFNLVDFENPDQYSLFYRINQKSKQWNPIKDQGVLNFTGLKPGNHTLEVKILREGKLEEVNSLPIQVKATWTETLAFKILMFLALVILINFAVKYYLTIRMKRKLESMVNQRTKELSTTNGQLKKAISEIENKNKVLMDITWHQSHLVRMPLTKAMGIAQLLNQYSTYQEVGLSKEELEAELIKTLEELDQMVRETHAMSENIKNNDG, encoded by the coding sequence ATGAATAGTCTAAAGTTTATATGTGGTTTCTTGGTCTGGATTTGTTTGGGAACAGCCCAAGGATTTCCTCAATCATGGATCTCTTCTACAAACCAGTCCAATATTTCCCAAGATTACGTGATGGAAATTTGGGACAATTCCAGAGGGCTGCCCCAAAATGCCATCTTTGCTATGGAAAGGGACAATTTTGGATATTTATGGACTGCAACTGAAGAAGGACTGGTCCGGTTTGACGGAAAATCACTTAAGGTTTTTGACCAGGAAAATTATCCAGAAATGCTGGAGCAGACCTATTACATTTTTTTTAAAACAGATGGAGGAATTTGGGCTACTGGAGACCGTAGTATTGTATTGATTGATAAAAATATCAAAACAGTGGTCGATTGCTCCCAAATAACGGATAAAACCTGGATCAGAGCAATCGCCGAAAATGGGGATGGTGGCTTACTAATTGGAAACCAAAAAGGTGAGATCTTTTCCTGGGATCAGGAAACCTTCACTCCACTCTCCTTTTGGAATCCTGAAATCCCTTTAGAAATACTCGGATTCTACACGCTGGATAATTCCATCATACTAGTCGGAACGACACAAGGGATCTATGAACTGAATCTAACTACACGTCAGTCAAAATTAATCACTGAGCAAAGCTTTAGAGCTTTGAAAATTTTTGGAAATGACAACCGGCTTTATGTATACGAACCGGATGGGGGAATCTATTCCATAACCAAGGATTACCAACTGGATAAAGTGTATTCCTATGAGCAGTCCCAAGGGGTCAATCCAACCAGCCTCATCGTAGATTCGGAAAACAGCATTTGGTCTGGTTCTCTAGAGAATGGGCTTATTAAAATGTCTGATGGAGAGATCAATGAAATGATCTTTCCTGAACTCCAGACTTATACGGTTAGAAAAATCATTAAGGAAAAGGACAACCTTTATTTGGGGACTATGGGAAAAGGATTGGCGGTAGTCAGACCTGCCATTATCAAGCAACTGAACAGGAAGGAACTGGATCAGAAAAACATCAAACCCATTTATCAGGCTTCAGATAGCAGTATGTGGATAGGAACCAAATCCGATGGGTTATACCAGCTGAAAAACGGGAAAATCAAATCTTGGAAGGAGCAGGATGGCTTGCTGCAAAACAGGGTCAACACCATTGGATCTGTGGACGGAAAAGTATATGTTGGGAGCACAACAGGAATATCAATCATTAATCAGGCAACCGGTCAACTAGCTGGCTACCTTACCAAAAACAATGGACTGAAAAGCAATTATGTGAATGTCATCTTCCGGGATTCAAAAAATTGGCTTTGGATTCTGACTCGAAATGGAGGGATTCATTATTTGGATGAAAAAGGAGTTTTTCATCTGGTGGAACTGCCCGAAAAATTCAGCAATACCCGATTCATCAGTATCCTAGAACTCAAAAACAAACAGCTACTGATCGGATCTATTAGTCAGGGTTTTTTTCGGTTTGAAAATGATCAACTAATAGAAAACCAACCCCTTCCACTTACCCCAGGAGAAGACTTGATCTATAGTATATATGAAGACCAGGACGGAGACCTTTGGTTTGCTACCCATGGGGGAATTGTACTTTTTCAACAGGGGGAATTCAAGGTTTTAAGAAAGCAGAACGGACTAAAATCCCGAAGTGTATTCACAATTATTTCCGACGGCAATTCGGGCATATGGACTACCAATAATTTTGGGATCCAATACTTCCCAGGCTCCGAACTGGAAAAGTTTAAAAACACTACTGACGAAGATTTTCAAATTACCAACAATTTTTACAATGAAGGGCATGGAATGCCTAATTCAGAAAGCAATGGTCTGATCTACCCCTCTTCACTAAAGGATTATTCTAAAAGAATCTGGATTCCCACGGTGGAAGGAGTTGGAATCATTCCAGCCAGCACTTTGAATCAAGAAGCATCTTCCAGCTTTCGGTTTATTTGGGATGACCTTCTGGTAGCTGGACAAAAAACCGATATTAAAAACGAAATCATTATTCCCCCTGGAGAAAAGTCCTTTCAAATTTCATTCAACTTGGTGGACTTTGAGAATCCGGACCAATATTCCCTCTTTTATAGGATCAACCAGAAATCTAAACAATGGAATCCAATCAAAGACCAAGGGGTTCTGAATTTTACCGGATTGAAACCAGGGAATCATACCCTTGAAGTAAAAATCCTCCGAGAAGGGAAATTAGAAGAGGTCAACTCACTACCCATTCAGGTCAAAGCAACTTGGACAGAAACCCTGGCCTTTAAAATTTTAATGTTCTTGGCCCTTGTGATCTTAATCAATTTTGCCGTCAAATATTATTTGACTATTCGGATGAAGCGGAAATTGGAAAGTATGGTCAACCAAAGAACCAAAGAGTTGAGTACCACGAATGGACAACTGAAAAAGGCCATCAGTGAAATAGAAAACAAAAACAAGGTTCTAATGGATATCACTTGGCATCAATCTCATTTGGTTAGAATGCCTTTGACCAAAGCAATGGGAATCGCTCAACTTTTAAACCAATATTCAACTTACCAGGAGGTTGGATTAAGTAAGGAAGAGCTTGAGGCGGAGCTAATAAAAACCTTGGAAGAACTCGATCAAATGGTCCGGGAAACACATGCAATGTCCGAAAACATTAAAAACAACGATGGTTAA
- a CDS encoding response regulator, whose translation MVKRPLIYIIDDDQIVLLLHKLQVTKQQLSEQLLVFSDPKIALESILSLPNENQRLLIFLDINMPEMNGWEFLELLEKQNLHVDIKVILVTSSLSISDKKKATESDLVIDFWEKPMEPVNVIQLKDQLGDWLLGK comes from the coding sequence ATGGTTAAACGGCCTCTCATATATATTATTGATGATGATCAAATAGTTTTATTACTCCATAAATTACAAGTAACTAAGCAACAATTATCAGAACAGTTACTGGTATTTTCTGATCCGAAAATTGCGTTGGAGTCCATCCTATCCCTACCAAATGAGAATCAGAGGTTATTGATTTTTTTGGATATCAACATGCCTGAAATGAATGGATGGGAGTTTTTGGAATTATTGGAAAAGCAAAACCTTCATGTAGATATCAAAGTGATCCTAGTGACTTCTTCATTGAGTATTTCAGATAAGAAAAAAGCCACTGAATCCGACCTAGTCATCGATTTTTGGGAAAAACCCATGGAACCAGTAAATGTAATCCAGTTAAAGGATCAATTGGGAGATTGGTTATTGGGGAAATAA
- a CDS encoding helix-turn-helix domain-containing protein, with the protein MNMTRLGEFLDARSINKAEVARKIGTSNQRLNELTKNPGAHLRASEVYLIAKAIGTDPCELLDYVCQDLK; encoded by the coding sequence ATGAATATGACGAGATTAGGTGAATTTTTGGATGCCCGTTCTATCAACAAGGCAGAAGTCGCTAGAAAAATTGGAACTTCTAATCAAAGACTAAATGAATTAACAAAAAACCCAGGAGCCCATCTAAGGGCAAGTGAAGTTTACTTAATAGCAAAAGCAATTGGAACCGATCCTTGTGAACTTTTGGATTATGTGTGTCAGGATTTGAAATAA
- a CDS encoding DUF4133 domain-containing protein has translation MSISIYKINKGINKPIEFKGLKAQYIWYLGAGVLAQLLLFTLLYLLGINPFICLIIIGISGTILVIQIYRLSQSYGEHGLSKKLAYRQVPHAIRIKSRGVFRKSRSIK, from the coding sequence ATGTCCATCAGCATCTACAAAATCAACAAAGGGATCAACAAACCCATTGAATTCAAGGGTTTAAAAGCCCAGTACATCTGGTACCTCGGTGCCGGTGTGCTGGCACAACTTCTCCTGTTCACCCTTCTATATTTACTTGGAATCAACCCTTTTATTTGTCTGATAATCATTGGGATATCAGGAACAATACTGGTCATTCAAATCTATAGACTCAGTCAGAGTTATGGAGAACATGGGCTGAGCAAAAAGCTGGCATACCGCCAGGTTCCCCATGCCATCCGCATCAAATCCAGGGGTGTTTTCCGCAAATCCCGCAGCATCAAATAA
- a CDS encoding DUF4134 domain-containing protein, with product MKKRTQSSARNLSKVFLTTLFLIYTSMHAKAQDGLAGIEEADRQVRSYFAAGTSLMYAIGAILGLIGAVKVYQKWNAGDPDTGKVAAAWFGSCVFLVVVATVIQSFFGV from the coding sequence ATGAAAAAACGAACACAATCCTCAGCACGAAACCTATCCAAGGTTTTCTTAACCACCCTCTTCCTGATCTATACTTCCATGCATGCCAAAGCCCAGGATGGCTTGGCGGGAATAGAAGAAGCGGATCGCCAGGTCCGAAGTTACTTTGCGGCCGGCACCAGTCTCATGTATGCAATCGGAGCCATCCTAGGTTTGATCGGAGCCGTCAAAGTGTATCAAAAATGGAATGCGGGAGATCCGGATACCGGGAAAGTAGCCGCAGCCTGGTTCGGAAGCTGTGTTTTTTTGGTGGTGGTTGCGACCGTGATCCAATCCTTCTTTGGGGTGTAA
- a CDS encoding TlpA family protein disulfide reductase has product MKKNLFTCFLGKVCPYPNISSSILHHLETCFSAKGLPISSKNDHIAGAIIHVFLSLFFGTVLEVHSQVAQSPLPNNEFRLEEDQKELVPSDSSLLSGGMIYLEVKASQAMDTLWIQQWNQLISNRTSINSGIIFPVLGRDGNLFEGSINQRVFTIPLESSSTHGFISLGKGKETFASQWIYLPTDRVRIRYIQQNGMLLFGGPDAAFYKAQLELDRNFQEEIFNTDPLMFTSRPESIFSDSLSVALRESATQKPQDLYVTMQVVGSPESAWSAFKEYSQKELAEHPAWIYLEEHSNEMSPLQLQLLQAKVRGEYLYKGIQKAEMAWELLNQDASKIQELEDWGIQSGILNSIASSPRLVEASFRWSARIAKSRNISLFEIVSPIPNPLKEEILAFYVLDNFNRLGDRLLPIIDQSLAIVQSEWIKDRLTSIRETREQEFLPTGLVTESGDAFDPGKLEGKTLLIHFWISGCKFCLHDFETVMKELSQEYAQNPNILILTVNADNQMDSWKKSLETGKYTSDTSINLWAKPGTGLLKTYGIHSYPQKMVIGADARIQLQTINRKEASELSYLLDSLYQADLTYAHPQTSKQL; this is encoded by the coding sequence ATGAAAAAAAATCTATTCACATGCTTCCTGGGGAAGGTCTGTCCATACCCCAATATAAGCAGCTCAATCTTACATCACTTAGAGACCTGTTTCTCCGCCAAAGGCTTGCCTATCTCTAGCAAAAATGACCACATAGCTGGTGCTATCATCCATGTCTTTTTATCACTCTTCTTTGGAACTGTATTGGAAGTTCATAGTCAAGTTGCCCAATCGCCCTTACCTAATAATGAATTTAGGTTAGAGGAAGATCAGAAGGAGTTAGTTCCTTCTGACTCTTCTTTATTGAGCGGCGGAATGATCTACTTGGAAGTGAAAGCTTCCCAAGCTATGGATACCTTATGGATTCAACAGTGGAATCAGCTGATCAGTAATCGGACTTCCATCAATTCTGGGATTATCTTTCCTGTATTGGGAAGGGATGGGAATCTATTTGAAGGGAGTATCAATCAGCGGGTATTTACCATTCCTCTGGAATCTTCCAGTACACATGGCTTTATTTCCTTGGGAAAAGGAAAAGAAACCTTTGCCTCTCAATGGATTTACCTTCCTACGGACAGGGTTCGGATTCGATACATCCAGCAAAATGGAATGCTTTTGTTTGGTGGTCCTGATGCGGCTTTTTACAAGGCCCAACTGGAACTGGACCGAAACTTTCAGGAGGAAATATTCAATACTGATCCTTTGATGTTTACTTCCAGGCCGGAAAGCATCTTTTCGGATTCCCTCTCGGTTGCCTTGAGAGAATCAGCAACTCAAAAGCCACAGGACTTATATGTCACCATGCAAGTGGTAGGAAGTCCTGAATCCGCTTGGTCCGCATTTAAGGAGTATAGTCAAAAGGAGCTAGCTGAACATCCTGCTTGGATCTATTTGGAAGAGCATTCCAATGAAATGTCTCCCTTACAACTGCAGCTATTACAGGCCAAGGTAAGAGGGGAGTACCTATACAAAGGCATCCAAAAAGCGGAAATGGCCTGGGAACTTTTGAACCAGGATGCCTCCAAGATCCAAGAGTTAGAAGACTGGGGAATACAAAGCGGAATTCTAAACAGTATTGCATCTTCTCCGAGATTAGTTGAAGCGAGCTTCCGTTGGTCTGCACGCATTGCCAAAAGCCGAAATATATCCCTATTTGAGATTGTTAGCCCCATTCCCAATCCTCTAAAAGAAGAAATCCTGGCCTTTTATGTATTGGATAATTTCAATCGATTGGGAGATCGCTTGTTGCCGATCATAGATCAGAGTTTGGCTATTGTTCAGTCTGAATGGATCAAGGATCGATTGACCTCTATTCGAGAAACCCGTGAACAGGAATTTTTACCCACTGGATTAGTCACGGAATCCGGAGATGCTTTTGATCCAGGTAAGTTGGAGGGGAAGACCCTCCTGATCCATTTTTGGATTTCAGGCTGCAAGTTCTGCTTACATGATTTTGAAACGGTGATGAAGGAGCTTTCCCAGGAATACGCCCAAAATCCCAACATCCTGATCCTGACTGTCAATGCAGATAATCAGATGGACAGCTGGAAGAAAAGCTTGGAAACGGGGAAGTATACTTCAGATACCTCCATTAATCTCTGGGCCAAGCCGGGAACCGGACTCCTCAAAACCTATGGAATCCATTCCTACCCACAAAAGATGGTGATCGGTGCCGATGCCCGCATCCAGTTACAGACCATCAACCGAAAAGAAGCTTCCGAGCTCTCCTACCTATTGGATAGCCTATATCAGGCTGACTTAACCTATGCTCATCCACAAACTTCCAAACAACTATGA
- the traJ gene encoding conjugative transposon protein TraJ: MKTKIRIFLLVAVGCSLSSISHAQTSMDQGLHGVLEELYSEMMPLCGQLISVSQGIAAFGALWYIGSRVWQSIANAEPIDFYPLFRPFAIGFCILFFPSVLSLINGVMNPTVRATASMMDHSNSAIENLLQHKEELVKGTLQGLMFRNNHRQGDYEKWLKYTQGLPEGSEETGMTWWESFSDIMEFHGAKWSFNFKHWIKEVLAEILQLLFEAAALCINTLRTFQLVVLSILGPLVFGLSVFDGFHHTLVVWLARYINIYLWLPVANIFGAIISTIQEKMLVLDIGQIEHTGDTFFSATDTGYLIFLVIGIIGYFSVPSVANYIVHAASGGTLPHKVSSFFTRGSLATVAVAGKGVGLMGKGTGMTADYLGDQAGKLIQSLSSHGTSSGYFSDHDNYQSDKLKGDS, translated from the coding sequence ATGAAAACCAAAATCAGGATTTTTCTTTTGGTCGCTGTAGGATGTTCACTTTCTTCGATTTCCCATGCCCAGACCAGCATGGACCAAGGCTTACATGGGGTATTGGAAGAGCTATATTCCGAAATGATGCCTTTGTGCGGACAGCTGATCAGTGTCTCCCAGGGAATTGCCGCATTCGGGGCCTTATGGTACATCGGATCACGTGTCTGGCAATCCATCGCCAACGCAGAACCCATCGATTTCTATCCGCTGTTCCGGCCTTTCGCCATCGGTTTTTGTATCCTGTTCTTTCCATCTGTCCTTTCCTTGATCAATGGGGTAATGAACCCCACTGTCAGGGCGACGGCATCCATGATGGATCATTCCAACTCCGCCATTGAAAACCTGCTCCAGCACAAAGAGGAGCTGGTAAAGGGAACACTCCAAGGATTGATGTTCCGGAATAACCATAGACAGGGGGATTATGAAAAATGGCTCAAATACACACAAGGGCTACCGGAAGGAAGTGAAGAAACAGGCATGACCTGGTGGGAATCCTTTAGTGACATTATGGAGTTTCATGGAGCAAAATGGAGTTTCAATTTCAAACATTGGATCAAGGAGGTACTTGCTGAAATCTTGCAACTTCTTTTTGAGGCAGCTGCCCTCTGCATCAATACGCTAAGAACTTTTCAATTGGTTGTACTTTCGATCTTGGGGCCCTTGGTATTTGGACTTTCGGTGTTCGATGGGTTCCACCATACCTTGGTCGTCTGGTTGGCCAGATATATCAACATCTACCTCTGGCTTCCAGTTGCCAATATTTTCGGGGCCATCATCAGTACCATCCAGGAAAAAATGCTGGTGTTGGACATCGGACAGATTGAACATACCGGGGACACTTTTTTCTCTGCTACAGATACCGGATACCTGATATTCCTGGTCATCGGAATCATTGGCTATTTCTCGGTACCATCCGTAGCGAACTACATCGTTCATGCCGCTTCTGGAGGTACACTTCCTCACAAAGTCTCCAGCTTTTTTACCAGAGGGTCACTGGCCACGGTAGCCGTAGCGGGAAAGGGAGTGGGCTTGATGGGAAAAGGGACAGGAATGACCGCCGATTATCTGGGTGACCAAGCCGGTAAACTCATCCAGTCCTTGTCTTCACATGGGACTTCCTCTGGATATTTCTCCGATCATGACAACTACCAATCTGACAAACTCAAAGGCGACTCCTAA
- a CDS encoding conjugal transfer protein TraI, whose product MKIYRKTLLRSLGMTLLCISFTLPPQPSQAAVPLAILEIIKAGVKKVIVAMDLKIQREQNKVLWMQNAQRVLENTMSKLKLEEIAHWTDEQRELYQQYFTELQTIKSVVSGYQRIRDISRKQALVVSEYQKVWYLIQQDEHFTSREKEYMGKVYQGILTTTVTNLDQLALLVKSFTLQMSDGERLALLQETAEKVDENYQDLLSFNRSNALLRLQRASSTQEILQIKELYGFPLESPTP is encoded by the coding sequence ATGAAGATCTATAGAAAAACTCTTTTACGAAGTCTGGGCATGACCCTCTTGTGCATCAGCTTCACGCTTCCTCCCCAACCAAGCCAAGCGGCTGTTCCTCTGGCTATCCTGGAAATCATCAAGGCCGGAGTCAAAAAGGTCATCGTGGCCATGGACCTGAAAATCCAACGTGAGCAAAACAAAGTCCTCTGGATGCAAAACGCCCAAAGGGTTTTGGAAAATACCATGTCCAAACTGAAGCTGGAAGAAATAGCCCATTGGACTGATGAGCAGCGGGAACTGTACCAGCAGTATTTCACAGAACTTCAAACCATTAAATCAGTGGTTTCAGGCTATCAGCGGATACGTGATATTTCCAGGAAACAGGCCCTGGTTGTTTCTGAATACCAAAAAGTCTGGTACCTCATCCAGCAGGACGAGCATTTCACCAGTCGGGAAAAAGAATACATGGGAAAGGTCTATCAGGGAATATTGACCACCACAGTGACCAACCTGGACCAGCTGGCCCTCTTGGTCAAATCCTTTACCCTCCAGATGAGTGATGGGGAGCGACTTGCCTTACTTCAGGAAACTGCAGAAAAAGTGGATGAAAACTATCAAGACCTGCTCTCATTCAACCGGAGCAATGCGTTGCTCCGATTACAGCGAGCTTCCTCTACCCAGGAAATTTTACAAATCAAAGAATTATACGGCTTTCCACTTGAATCCCCTACCCCATGA
- a CDS encoding TraG family conjugative transposon ATPase, which translates to MERLLEQHFPILSIEQDVILSKMGDITLAYEVRLPEIFTLSNRDYDTLHQHWIKAIKVLPKNTVLHKQDWFVEKTYQAEFSHVQQSFLSQSSERFFHERPFLDHTCFLYLTLKPKNRKPASSMFSTLLRSHIIPEELQLNQSLPNFQDACGQLERILIDSGFMSLKRLTEKELLSSSSRAGLLENYCRLSLDSDPRFIHDIQFKPSLQIGNKHARIFSLSDPEDLPQLCGSRINYDKYSTDHSKFSVGFAAALGQLLPCNHLYNQYLFLGDSQQTLKTLEAKRLRLQSLANYSRENAISRDSTNAFLNEAISQQRLPVKAHFNLLVWTEAPTQLPEIKKLVGSAFTQLDATAKEESVGAPQIFWAGIPGNSADFPMNETFDTFVEQATCFFHQETGYQSSISPFGIRLGDRLTGKPLQVDLSDEPVKRGIITNRNKFILGPSGSGKSFFTNHLVRSYYEQGTHVVLVDVGHSYKGLCELVQGYYFTYDEQHPICFNPFYIPTGEQLDTEKKESIKTLLLALWKKDHESFKRSEYVALSNALKGYYEKLKTSPSLFPGFNSFYEYLQEDFYQDLETDQVKEKDFDISNFLYVLRPYYQGGEFDYLLNAKENLDLLQERFIVFELDNIKDHPILFPVVTIIIMEVFIHKMRKLKGIRKLILIEEAWKAIAKEGMAEYIKYLFKTVRKFYGEAIVVTQEVDDIISSPIVKQTIINNSDCKILLDQSKYQNKFHQIQELLGLTAKEKALVLSVNQANDPKRRYKEVFISLGGMQSKVYRTEVSKEEYLAYTTEEREKIKVMEYAARFGSVQKGIQALCSETEEQN; encoded by the coding sequence ATGGAAAGATTACTAGAACAGCATTTTCCTATACTCAGCATAGAGCAAGATGTCATCCTTTCTAAAATGGGAGACATAACCCTGGCATACGAAGTCCGACTTCCTGAAATCTTCACATTGAGCAACCGGGACTACGATACGCTACACCAACATTGGATCAAAGCCATCAAAGTTCTTCCGAAAAACACGGTCCTCCACAAGCAGGATTGGTTTGTGGAGAAAACCTATCAGGCAGAGTTCTCCCATGTCCAACAAAGCTTTCTCTCCCAAAGTAGTGAGCGCTTTTTTCATGAACGCCCTTTTTTGGATCATACCTGTTTTCTCTATCTCACCCTTAAACCGAAAAACAGAAAACCTGCCAGCAGCATGTTTTCGACCTTGCTTCGATCCCATATAATCCCGGAGGAACTACAGCTAAACCAATCCTTGCCCAATTTCCAGGATGCCTGTGGTCAGTTGGAAAGAATCCTTATCGACAGTGGATTCATGAGTCTGAAGCGCCTAACCGAAAAAGAGCTTCTCAGCAGCTCCTCCCGGGCAGGTTTGCTGGAAAATTACTGTAGGCTATCCCTGGATTCGGATCCCAGGTTCATCCATGACATCCAATTCAAACCTTCCCTCCAAATAGGAAACAAACATGCTAGGATCTTCAGTTTAAGTGATCCCGAAGACCTTCCCCAGCTCTGTGGCAGTCGCATTAATTATGACAAATACAGTACGGACCACAGTAAATTCAGTGTAGGGTTTGCAGCTGCACTGGGCCAGCTACTGCCCTGTAATCACCTGTACAATCAATATCTGTTTTTAGGGGACAGTCAGCAAACCCTTAAAACCCTCGAAGCCAAACGACTCCGACTCCAATCACTTGCCAATTATAGCAGGGAAAATGCCATCTCGCGGGACTCCACCAATGCCTTCCTGAATGAAGCGATAAGCCAACAGCGCCTACCTGTCAAGGCACATTTCAACCTGTTAGTATGGACAGAAGCCCCTACCCAACTCCCGGAAATCAAAAAGTTGGTTGGCTCTGCCTTTACGCAACTAGATGCCACTGCCAAAGAAGAATCGGTGGGAGCCCCACAGATCTTTTGGGCGGGAATTCCTGGAAATAGCGCCGACTTCCCCATGAATGAAACCTTCGACACTTTTGTGGAACAGGCAACCTGTTTCTTCCATCAGGAAACAGGGTACCAGAGCTCCATCAGTCCGTTTGGAATACGTTTGGGAGACCGCCTTACCGGGAAACCCTTGCAGGTGGACCTGTCTGATGAACCGGTCAAACGGGGTATCATCACCAACCGAAACAAGTTCATCTTGGGGCCCAGTGGTTCAGGAAAATCATTTTTCACAAACCATCTGGTCAGAAGTTATTATGAGCAAGGCACCCACGTGGTCTTGGTGGATGTGGGACATTCCTACAAAGGTCTGTGTGAGTTGGTCCAGGGGTATTATTTCACCTATGATGAACAACACCCCATCTGTTTCAATCCTTTCTATATCCCGACAGGTGAGCAGTTGGACACCGAAAAAAAGGAAAGTATCAAAACCTTGTTGTTGGCACTTTGGAAAAAGGATCATGAATCATTCAAACGAAGTGAATATGTTGCCCTGTCCAATGCCCTGAAAGGATATTATGAGAAACTGAAAACCTCTCCTTCCTTGTTTCCTGGCTTCAATAGCTTTTACGAGTACCTACAGGAAGATTTTTACCAGGATCTGGAAACGGACCAGGTAAAGGAAAAGGATTTTGACATCTCCAATTTCCTCTACGTGCTACGGCCCTATTATCAAGGAGGGGAATTTGATTACCTCTTGAATGCCAAAGAAAACCTGGACCTGCTCCAGGAACGCTTCATTGTCTTCGAACTGGACAACATCAAGGACCATCCCATCTTGTTTCCGGTGGTGACCATCATCATCATGGAAGTATTCATCCATAAAATGCGAAAGCTAAAGGGGATCAGAAAATTGATCCTGATAGAAGAGGCCTGGAAAGCCATCGCCAAGGAAGGCATGGCCGAATACATCAAATACCTGTTCAAAACGGTACGGAAATTCTATGGGGAAGCGATTGTTGTGACCCAGGAAGTGGATGATATCATCAGCTCTCCAATAGTCAAACAGACCATCATCAACAACAGTGATTGCAAAATCTTACTGGATCAATCTAAATACCAGAACAAGTTCCATCAGATCCAGGAACTCCTGGGATTGACTGCCAAAGAAAAAGCATTGGTGCTCTCGGTGAACCAGGCCAATGACCCCAAACGCCGATACAAAGAAGTTTTTATCAGTCTGGGAGGCATGCAGTCCAAAGTATACCGTACGGAGGTCTCCAAAGAAGAATACCTGGCCTATACCACGGAAGAAAGGGAGAAAATCAAAGTGATGGAATATGCCGCACGTTTTGGCTCTGTTCAAAAAGGGATACAGGCCCTGTGTTCAGAAACAGAAGAGCAAAATTAA